One Mycolicibacterium doricum genomic window, GCTCAATGAAGCACTGGTGATCTCGCCGCCCGTCCAGCCGACGGAGAGAACCGCGCCGAAGAAGCCGGCGACGATGGGGGTCATACCGGCCAGACGCTGCCCGAACAGCGGCACATACATGTCCACCATGGTGGCGGCCATCAACAGCCCCAGTGTCGAGTAGATCCATTTCAACGGGCCGGGGCCGAAGGCGCTCGGCGGCAGCACCGCGACTGCGGCGCGCCGGTCCACGAACACGAACACGACTACGACGGCGACGCCGGTGGCGAGCAATCCTGCCGTCACGCGAATGTCATGCGGAATCCCGGCCGTGCTTACCACGAGCGCCGCCGCGCCGAGCAGCAGCAGCGACCACAGCGGGATCCGCAGGCCGGGTCGACCGACATCATGGCCGTCGACGCGGCCCGGCAGCGCGAACGGCACTAGCAGCCCCATGGCGATCGTGAGCCCGACCAAGACCCCGAACGCCCACCGCCAACTGCCGAACTGCGCGAAGAGCCCACCTGCCGCCGGACCGACGAGTGTCCCGACTCCCCACATCGCCGACACCAACGCCGATGCGCGAGTCCACAATCCGCTCGGGAGAGCGGTGTTGATCACCGCATACCCGAGGCCGGCGAGTAGGCCACCCGCGGCGCCCTGCACCATCCGGCCGACGAGGAGCAGTTCCATCGTCGGGGCAAGCGCACATCCCAGGGTGCCGGCGGCGAACACACTCAAACCCGACCAGTACGCCTGCCGCGGCCCGAGACGTATCAACAGCGGGTGCACCGTCGTTGCGGCGATCACCGAGGCAACCAGATAGACCGTCGTCACCCAGGCGTAGAACCGTTGACCGCCGATGTCAGCGACGGCGCTCGGCATCAGGCTGATGGTCAGGAACTCGTTGGTCGCGTACAACAGGACACCGCCCGCCAGCACCATCGAGGCACCTAGGTGGGCCGGACCCAGCAGCTGACGCCAGGTGCCCACCGAGACGCGGGAGGTCTCAGTCACGCCGCCACGCTAGGAACTCAAGGGCGGTTGAGGTCAACCACCGTGTCACTTCAGGCCGGCGGCGTCCATACCGCGCAGTTCCTTCTTCAGGTCCTGGATCTCGTCGCGGATCCGGGCGGCGAGTTCGAACTGCAGGTCGCGGGCCGCGGTCATCATCTGCTCGGTCAGGTCCCTTATCAGATCCGCCAGTTCGGCGCGCGGCATGTTGGCGGTATCGCGCCGCTCGACGATGCCGGCACTGACGGCACGGCCCGGCTCACCCTGAGCGCGCCGGCCCCGCGATGCGTTGCGACCCGAACCGCCCACCTCGACGGCCTCACTGTCGTCGGCCTCGCGGTACACCTGGTCCAGGATGTCGGCAATCTTCTTGCGCAGCGGTTGCGGGTCGATGCCGCGTTCCTCGTTGTAGGCAACCTGTTTGGCGCGGCGCCGTTCTGTCTCGTCGATCGCCTCGCGCATCGAGTCGGTGATCTTGTCCGCGTACATGTGGACCTCGCCCGAGACGTTGCGGGCGGCACGGCCGATAGTCTGGATGAGGCTGCGCGTGGACCGTAGGAATCCCTCCTTGTCGGCGTCGAGGATCGCCACCAGCGATACTTCGGGCAGGTCGAGACCCTCGCGCAGCAAGTTGATACCCACCAGCACGTCGTACTCGCCGAGCCGCAACTGGCGAAGCAGCTCGACGCGGCGCAGCGTGTCGACCTCCGAGTGCAGATAGCGGACCCGGATTCCCAGCTCGAGCAGGTAATCGGTGAGGTCCTCGGCCATCTTCTTGGTCAACGTGGTGACCAGCACCCGCTCGTCGAGTTCGGTACGTTCACGGATCTCCCCGATCAGATCGTCGATCTGACCTTTGGTGGGTTTCACCACGACCTGCGGATCGACCAGCCCGGTCGGACGAATCACCTGTTCGACGAACTCACCGCCGGTCTGGCTGAGCTCGTAGGGACCTGGGGTGGCCGACAGGTACACGGTCTGACCGATCCGGGAGGCGAACTCTTCCCACGTCAGCGGCCGGTTGTCGACCGCCGACGGCAACCGGAACCCGAAGTCCACCAGGTTGCGCTTACGCGACATGTCGCCTTCGTACATGCCGCCGATCTGCGGCACCGTCACGTGGGACTCGTCGATGACGAGCAGGAAGTCCTCGGGGAAGTAGTCGAGCAGCGTGGCGGGCGCCGTGCCGGCACCGCGGCCGTCGATATGGCGCGAGTAGTTCTCGATCCCGGAGCAGAACCCGACCTGGCGCATCATCTCGATGTCGTAGTTGGTTCGCATCCGCAACCGCTGAGCCTCGAGCAGCTTGCCGTGGCCTTCGAGTTCGGCCAGCCGGTCCTCGAGTTCCTTCTCGATGCTGGAAATCGCCTGCGCCATCCGCTCCGGGCCCGCGACGTAGTGCGTCGCGGGAAAGATCCGCAGCGAATCGACCCGGCGGACGATGTCCCCGGTCAGCGGATGCAGGTAGTACAGCGCCTCCACCTCGTCACCGAAGAACTCGATACGTACCGCGAGCTCCTCGTAGGAGGGGATGATTTCGACGGTGTCGCCCCGCACGCGGAACGTCCCGCGGGTGAACGCCATGTCGTTGCGGGTGTACTGCACGTCGACGAGCAGCCGCAGCAGCCCGTCGCGCGGCACCTCGTCACCCACCTTCAACTCGACCGACCGGTCCATGTAGGACTGCGGCGTGCCCAGACCGTAGATGCACGACACCGACGCCACTACGACCACGTCACGCCGCGACAGCAAGCTGGACGTCGCCGAGTGCCGAAGCCGCTCCACGTCGTCGTTGATGGAGCTGTCCTTCTCGATGTACGTGTCGGTCTGGGCGATGTACGCCTCGGGCTGGTAGTAGTCGTAGTACGACACGAAGTACTCCACGGCGTTGTGAGGCAACATCTCCCGCAACTCGTTCGCGAGCTGGGCGGCCAGCGTCTTGTTCGGCGCCATCAGCAGCGTCGGCCGTTGCAGCCGTTCGATCAGCCACGCGGTCGTGGCCGACTTGCCGGTGCCTGTCGCGCCGAGGAGCACGACGTCACGCTCCCCCGCCCGGATGCGCCGCTCCAACTCCTCGATGGCGGCGGGTTGATCGCCGGCGGGCTGGTAGGGGCTGACCACCTCGAACCGGTTGCCGGTACGCACCATCGCCTCGACCGGGCGGTACTCGGAGTGTGCGAGCACTGGGTGTTCGGTAGCGAAAGCCATTTCACCAGGGTAGAACCAGCCACCGACAGGTTCTTGTTCCCCGCCCTATGCTGGGGTATCCACCCACCCAAACACGAGACGTTCGACCTGCTCGCCTGCACGAACACCGACCCCAAGGGCATCGTGCGGGCCGTCGACGTCTATTCGGTGGAACCTTGGGGCCTCTACATGGCCCGCGCGACACCCGGTCGCGCCCAGTTCCACTACCTCGAGTCGTGGCTGCTGCCGTCGCTGAACCTGCGTGCATCGGTGTTCCACTTCAATCCGGGGTTCGAGAAGGAGCAGGATTTCTACCTCGACATCGGCGACTACATACCGGGCCCACAGCGATGGACGTCCGAGGATCACTATCTGGACCTGGTGGTGCGCACCGGGATCGGGGCGGAACTTCGCGACGTCGACGAACTGCTCACCGCAGTCCGGCACAACCTGCTCACCCCGGAGGTCGGTGAACAAGCCGTGCAAACCGCCGTGAGGACCGTCGACGGCCTCGCCCGGCACGGCTACGACCTGCACCGCTGGCTCGCCGGCAACGGCGTGGTCTTGACCTGGCGGACATAGTAAGGTCAGCTACGTGAACTCCGTCAGGCGCGGAATGACCGCGGGCGCAGTGGTCGTAACCGTCATCGGTGGCTACCAGTGGACTCCCGCCGTCGCGGTCGCCGACCCGGAAGGCCCGCCGCAGCCGGTCGTCCAGGAGACTCCGCAGGTGCTCCGCAACATCATCTACCGGGCGCGTATCGACGGCGTCTCCCGCGGAGCCACGATCACCTACAGCGCCGAAGGCAATCAGACCCAGACGGCGAACCCCACGATGGTGCCGGGCCGCGTGTTCGAGGTGAACACCGTCCTGCCCGAGGCCGACGTGGCCACGATGAAGGTGTCGGTGCAGTGGCCCTATTCGGCAAACCTGCACTGCGAGATCCTCGTCGACGAGCAGATCGTCGCGCAGGCCGACGACTTCGTCGCCCCGCGATTCCTGCCGCAGGACCCCGACTACGCCGCCCTGACATGTGAGGCTCCGGTCGCCACGCCGCCGCCCGTCGACCCGGCCGCCCCGCCACAGCCGTCCGCGGAACCACCCCTGGCGTAGGGTCCTACGCGCGCCAGCCTGTTGCGTCGGCCCACGCCCAGGCGCGGCGGTAGGCGTCCACCAACCACGGTTCCTTGGCTTCGGCATACTCATCGGTCGTGGCATACGCGTGTGCGACGGCCCCACGTTTGAGATCCAGATACTCGGACTGGACCTGCGGGTTGGCCTTCATCCATGCGACGAACAGCAGCGCGAACTGCTGGTTCGGCCAACCCTCGACCCTCAGATGCACCTTCGTTGGCCGACCCGGATCCGCCGACGCGTGTATCCGCTTCTCCCACCATGATTGATCGTCGGTATGGGGCGTGTCCGCAATGATCTTCCCAAGACGCGGATACCCGGCCGCCAACAGCGCCTCGGCGAGTTCGTCGGCGGTGGCGAGCGAGTCGACGGTCACCTGGATATCGATCACGTCCTTGGCGTCAAGACCGGGGACCGCCGTGGAGCCGATGTGATCGATACGCTTGGCACGATGCCCGCATGCGACGCGAAGCCGCGCCACCGCACGGCTGGCCTGCGCGGGCCAACTCGGGTCGTATGGCACTATTTTGGGCGTCACATGGGCCGGCTCGCCGTTCTGCAAATTGTGCGCGAACGGCAGGATCCGGTGATGCCAGAGTTCCCGCGCTTTCTCGACGAGATCCTCGGCCTCTCCCGAATTGTCCAGCCAGACATCGGCAACCGCGCGCCGCTGCTCCTCGCTCGCCTGAGCCCTGATCCGCGCCCTGGCATCGTCCTCGCTGAAGCCGCGATACTCGATGAGCCTGGACACCCGGATGTCTTCGTCGGCATGCACGATGATCACCAACGGGAACATCGGCGCCATCTGGCTTTCCACCAGCAGCGGGATGTCCTCGACGATGACCGCGTCGTCGGCGGCACGGGCGATGAGTTCCGCGCGGCGCGCACCGACCAAGGGGTGCACGATTCCGTTGAGCGTCGCGCGCTTCTCGTCGTCGCTGAACGCGACCGCTGCGAGTGCCGGGCGGTTCAACGCGCCGTCGGGCAGCAGGATGTCTTCGCCGAATGCCTCGACGAGTCTGGCCAGCCCCTCGGTGCCGGGTTCGACGACCTCACGGGCGATCACATCACCGTCGACGACGATGGCGCCGAGCTCACTGAACGTCGCGGACACCGTTGATTTGCCGGCGCCGATGCCGCCGGACAGACCGATTCTCAGCACCGCACCAGTGTGTCAGGGCCCGGATACGGGCAAACGCCCCGGCTCGCGGTGAGCCGGGGCGTTCTTGTCGTGATGTCTAGCTGCGAGCTAGGCGTTGCCGGCCAGCTTCTCCCGCAGGGCGGCCAGCTGCGCGTCGCTGGCGAGCGTCCCGCCGGTCGACTCCTCCGAGCGAGACGAACCGTTCGACGCCGGACGGGCGGCTTCCTCGGCCTCGGCGGCGGCGAACTTCTCCATCTGCGCGCTGTGCATCTTGTGCCTGCGCTCGGCCTCGGCGTAGCGGGACTCCCACTCCTCACGCTGTTTCTCGAAACCTTCGAGCCATTCGTTGGTCTCGGCGTCGAACCCCTCGGGGAAGATGTAGTTGCCCTGCTCGTCGTAGCTGTCGGCCATTCCGTACTTCGAGGGGTCGAACTCCTCGGTGTAGTCCTCGTTGGCTTGCTTGAGCGACAGCGAGATCCGGCGACGCTCCAGGTCGATGTCGATGACCTTGACCATCGCGTCGTCGCCGACCTGGACCACCTGGTCCGGAACCTCGACGTGGCGCTCGGACAGCTCTGAGATGTGTACCAGGCCCTCGATGCCCTCCTCGACGCGGACGAACGCGCCGAACGGCACCAGCTTGGTGACCTTGCCGGGCACAATCTGGCCGATCGCGTGGGTCCGGGCGAAGTGGCGCCACGGGTCTTCCTGGGTGGCCTTCAGCGACAGCGATACCCGTTCGCGATCCATGTCGACGTCGAGCACCTCGACGGTGACCTCGTCGCCAACGGTGACGACCTCGGACGGGTGGTCGATGTGCTTCCACGACAGCTCGGAGACGTGCACCAGGCCGTCGACGCCGCCGAGATCGACGAACGCGCCGAAGTTGACGATCGAGGACACGACACCCTTGCGGATGGCGCCCTTCTGCAGCTGGTTGAGGAACTCGCTGCGCACCTCGGACTGGGTCTGCTCCAGCCAGGCACGGCGGGAAAGCACGACGTTGTTGCGGTTCTTGTCGAGCTCGATGATCTTGGCTTCGATCTCCTTGCCGATGTACGGCTGCAGATCGCGCACACGACGCATCTCGACCAACGACGCGGGCAGGAAGCCGCGCAGGCCGATGTCGAGGATGAGGCCACCCTTGACGACCTCGATGACGGTGCCCTTGACCGCCTCGTCCTTCTCCTTGAGCTCTTCGATAGTGCCCCAGGCGCGCTCGTACTGTGCGCGCTTCTTGGACAGGATCAGGCGGCCTTCCTTGTCCTCCTTGGTGAGGACCAGGGCTTCCACCTCGTCGCCGACGGACACAACCTCATTGGGGTCGACGTCGTGCTTGATGGAGAGCTCACGGGAAGGGATGACACCTTCGGTCTTATAGCCGATGTCTAGGAGGACTTCGTCGCGATCGACCTTGACGATCGTCCCTTCGACGATGTCGCCATCGTTGAAGTATTTGATGGTCTTGTCGATGGCGGCCATAAAATCCTCAGCCGAGCCGATGTCGTTGACGGCTACTTGCGGCGAGGTGACGGAGGGACTTGGCATGTGGTGGGTTGCTCCGGACAGGTTTACTCGTAGGTACAGGAGATTGGTTTGTTACCTGAGATCGCGCACACAGGTACTCTCCGAGCCTACTCGACTCGGTCCACGCAGGACAAACCCGTTCTCACACCGGATTGTTCCCGCGGGCCATGCCGCAGATCGCCGCGGCCACCCGGTCCAGATACGTGTAGGTCACCGGCGCTCCGAGAGCGATCAACCGCCAGAACACCAGCGCCCCGAGCGCGTCGACGATGAACTCTTGCTGCGCCGACGGCCAGTTCGCCCCGCTTCGCGGCGCGTTCGAGCACCTCGACGGCATGTGCTCGCCATGGCCGGCCGACATGGTTCATGAGGGCCTCCCCCAGCGCCGGGTGGCGTTGCGCCTCGGCGAGGAGATCCGGATACACGCGACGGACGCGATCGTCGGTCAGCCAGGTGAAGACATCGTCGAGCAGGTGAGTTGGCTAATCCGAATCCCCATCCGATTACGAGACAACACCATCTCGTAATGTGCTGAACCGCCCGCATCACCCCGGTATTCCGTGCATCGGCAGCTACCCTGCCTAGGTGTCCCGCGCCGGAACGGGTCATCGCTCCTCGGCGTCGGGGCGTACTTCGGCCTGTACGTGTTCTGGATGATGCCGATCTTCGGCCTGGCGATCCTGCTGGCGGTCCGGAGCCGACGACGCGAAGAGCAGATCGTCGCGGCGAAACTGCCCGGGATGGTCGCGGCGGGTCTGGTGACGCCGAGCGAGGCGACGTGGCCCGCATCGCTGCGGACCCGCCAACAGGTGATCGCCGTGGCGAGGCGGTTCGGCGGCAAGCAGGCCGGCGAGTCGGTGAAGAGATTCGCCCACCAGGTCGTAGAGTTGGCGTTCGTGCGTGACCGCATCGACCGCGGGTTCGGCGATGCACGCGTCGTCCGGTTGCTCCACGAGGAGACCTTCGCGCTGTACGCGGCCAGGGCGGCATCGCCGGCGCTGCACACGATGGCCGGTTACCGCGCGCCGATCAGGCCTTGAAGTAGACCATCTGGTGCGTGGTGACAAGAAGGTCGCCTGTCGCGCTCCACAACTCGGCTGACTGGTCGAAGTAGCCGCGCGAGAACCGGTTGGCCCGAGCGCTCGCCAGGATGTAGTCCCCACCAACCGCGGCGAGGTTCTGGGCGTCGGCGTGGAAGTACGTCGTGAGAGAGATCGTCCCAGCCGGCGACATGGCGCCCTGCCGAAGGAACACCCGGGGATAGAAGATGTCGCTCATCGCAGTGACCGACGGGAAATCGAGTGTGCGCCCACCGCGGTCGCGCGCCCACAGCGTCGTGACCGACGACGGCTCGGGCCGGGCAGCGAGGCCGGGCACCCCACCCTTGATGTAGCGCATCTCGTAGTTTCGCGCCCACACGATGGTGTCGGGCAGTCCGGATTCGGCGACGTCCTCGGGTTTCGGAACGATCGGCATCGCCTGTTCGGTGTCCGACCAGGTACCGCGCCGGATCCCGAAGACCGCGGTGGCGTTGGTTTTGACCGCCCCGTCCTGCCAGAGTTCGATCAGCCAGTGCTGATTGGTTCGGTTGGTCCGGACCGCCTGGGCGACGATGTCGAAGGGCCCGTCCGCGACGGGTGCGGCGAAGTTGACCGTCAGCGCGACCGGTTCGCCGATCCGCTCGGGCTGCAGCTCGACGGCCCGCAGCAGCACGGCCGCGGTCATCCCGCCGAAGGGCCCGACCATGTTGGCCCACTCCGCGTGGGTGTGGCCGCGCCACCGGCCGGGTTGATCTGTTGGTTGGAGCGCGACGGCCTCGTCGAACGGGTGCAACGACACCTCAGTGCGCCGCCGCGTCCCAGCTGCGGCCGTACCCGACGCTCACCTCGAGCGGCACGTCAAGGGCGTAGGCGCTGCCCATCTTGTCGCGCACCAGCTCTTCGAGCGTCTCCCGCTCGCCGTCTGCCACCTCGAACAGCAGCTCATCGTGCACCTGCAGCAGCATCCGCGATCTGAGCCCGGCGTCCTTGATCGCCTGATCGACGTTGATCATCGCGACCTTGATGATGTCGGCGGCGCTGCCCTGGATCGGGGCGTTGAGCGCGGCCCGTTCCGCGGCTTCGCGCACGTTGCGGTTGCTGCTGTCGAGCTCAGGCAGGTACCGCCGGCGACCGAACACCGTCGAGGTGTAGCCGTCCTTGCGGGCCTGGTCGACGACGTCGCGCAGGTAGTCGCGGATACCGCCGAACCGCGCGAAGTACTGGTCCATCTGGACCTTGGCTTCTTCGGTCGAGATCTTCAGCTGCGCAGCCAAGCCGTAGGCGCTCAGCCCGTAGGCCAATCCGTAGGACATCGCTTTGACGCGGCGGCGTAGGTCCGGGGTCACCTCGTCGATGGGCACGTCGAACGCGCGGGAGGCGACGAACGAGTGCAGATCCTCTCCCGTGTTGAACGCCTCGATCAGGCCGGCATCCTGGGACAGGTGCGCCATGATGCGCATCTCGATCTGGCTGTAGTCGGCCGTCATGAGTTCGGCGTAGCCGTCGCCGACCACGAACGTATCGCGGATACGCCGGCCAGCCTCGGTTCGGATCGGGATGTTCTGCAGGTTGGGTTCGGTCGAGGACAGCCGGCCGGTCGCGGCGATCGTCTGGTTGAACGTCGTGTGGATACGCCGGTCCGAGGCGACGGAGTTCAGCAGGCCGTCGACGGTCACCTTGAGCCGAGTGGCGTCGCGATGGGCCAGCAAGTGCTGCAGGAACGGATGACCGGTCTTGTCGAACAGTGACTGCAGCGCGTCCGCATCGGTGGTGTATCCGGTTTTGGTCCTCTTTGTCTTCGGCATCTGCAGCTCCTCGAACAGCACCGTCTGCAACTGTTTGGGCGAGCCGAGATTGATCTGCTTGCCGATCACCGCGTAGGCCGCCGCGGCGGCGTCGCGGATCAGATCGGCGAACTCACTCTGCAGCTGCCGCAGTTGATCGATGTCGACGGCGATGCCGGTGTGCTCGATCTCGGCGAGCACCCGCTGCACCGGCAACTCCATCCGGCCCAGCAGCGACGACGAGTCGATGCGGGCGAGTTCCTCGTCGAGGGCGTCGGCGAGGTCGAGCACCGCGACGGCGCGCAGCATCAGCGTCTGGACGGCCTGATCGTCGCTGCCCTCACTGCCGTCGAGGAGTGAGAGTTGTCGTTCGGCGGGGTTATCCGCGCGGAGTTCCCGACGCAGGTACCGCAACGACAGGTCGTCGAGGCTGAAGCTGCGCTGCCCGGGCCGCACCAGGTAGGCCGCCAACGCGGTATCGGAAGTGACACCGGCGAGCTTCCAGCCGCGCCCGGCGAGGTCGTGCATGGCGAGCTTTGCTTCGTGCAGAGCCTTGGGTGGCCCCGGATCCGCGAGCCACGACGCCAACGCCGCGTCGTCGTCGGGGTCGAGAGCGGTCGTGTCGATGTAGCGGCCGTCGCCGTCGGCGGCGACGATGGCCAGCGCGGTGGCGTCGGCGTCATAGGCGAGGTGGGTGCCGACGACTGCGAGCCCAAACCGGTTGCCGAGGCTGTGTTCGGACAGCCAGGCCGCCAATTCGCCGCGTTGGAGCGCCTTGCCTCGCACGTCGAAGCCGTGCTCAACCTCGGGTTCGACAGGCGCGAGGGTCTCGAACAACCGGTCGCGCAGCACCCGGAACTCGAGGTCGTCGAACAGCCGGTGGATCTGGTCGCGGTTCCACGGCTGCACCCGCAGGGTGTCGGGGGTGTGTGGAAGCGGAACATCGCGAACGAGGTCGGTGAGTTCGCGGTTGAGAACCACGTGTGACAGGTTCGCCCGCAGTGCGTCGCCGACCTTGCCCTTGACCTTGTCCACATTGTCCACCAGGGCCTGCAGTGACCCGTATTCCGCGATCCACTTGGTGGCCGTCTTCTCCCCTACCCCCGGAATGCCCGGCAGGTTGTCGCTGGGATCACCCCGAAGTGCCGCGAAGTCGGGGTACTGCTGCGGGGTGAGCCCGTACTTTTCCTGCACCGCGTCGGGAGTGAAGCGGGTCAGTTCACTGACCCCCTTACGGGGATACAGCACCGTCACGTCGTCGCTCACCAGCTGCAGCGCGTCGCGGTCCCCCGTAACGACGAGCACCCGGAACCCCTCGCCCTCCGCCTGGGTGGCGAGCGTGGCGATGATGTCGTCGGCCTCGAAGCCGGCTTCGGCCAGCACGGTGATGCCCAGCGCGACGAGCACCTCTTTGGTGATGTCGATCTGTCCGCGGAACTCGTCGGGAGTCGACGAGCGACCGGCCTTGTACTCGGGGTACTTGTCGACGCGGAACGTCTGGCGAGATACGTCGAAGGCGGCGGCCACATGGGTGGGCTGCTCGTCGCGGAGCAGGTTGATGAGCATCGCGGTGAATCCGTACACCGCGTTGGTGGTGAGCCCGCCCTGGGTCTTGAAGTTCTCGGCGGGAAGCGCATAGAACGCGCGATACGCCAGCGAATTGCCGTCCAGCAGCATCAGAGTCGGCTTGCCGTCCACCTTGGTGGCGGCCGTCTTCTTCGCGGTGGCGGTACTGGCAGGGCTCACGGGCACAACTCTAGGCACCCCGGGGGACACGCAGGTGCTCCCGGGCCATCCCGATGAGCACCCGCGCCGCCGGGCTGCGGGGCCCGGCGGGTCGAGGGTGCCAAGGTCGGTCCGCGTGGTTTGGAACCAGGGACCGTTCGGTCACCGGCCGTCGGTGATGGTCGGGCGGTACCGCCTCGCTTACTCAGCTCAGGCGACACCCAGGTAGGCGGCGCGGACGCTGTCGTCGTGCAGCAGATCCCTGGCGTTCCCGGTCCTGGTGACCTGGCCCGTCTCGAGGATGTAGGCGCGATCAGAGCGCGACAGCGCCTGCTGCGCGTTCTGCTCCACAAGCAGCACCGTCGTGCCCTGGGCGTTGATGTCAGCGATGATCTTGAAGATCTGGGAGATGACCATCGGGGCGAGCCCCATCGACGGCTCGTCGAGCAGCAGCACCTTCGGCCGGGCCATCAGCGCGCGTCCGATCGCCAGCATCTGCTGTTCCCCCCCGGACAGTGTTCCGCCGACCTGGGAGCGCCGCTCGGCCAACCGCGGAAAGGTCTCCAGCACCCAGTCCAGCCGGTCCCGATGCTCCGCCTTGGAGGGAAATTTGCGCGCGTAGCAACCCATTTCGAGGTTCTCGGTGACGGTCATACCCGGGAAGACACCACGACCCTCCGGCGCCTGGATCAAGCCGTCGGCCACGCGGCGGTGCGCCTTCACCTGCGAGACGTCGTTGCCGTCGAACCACACCGAACCCGAGGTCAGCGGGCGCAGGCCCGAAATCGCCCGCATCATCGTGGTTTTCCCTGCACCGTTGGACCCCAGAAGCGTGACCAGCTCGCCTTCGTGCACCTTGAGCGACACCCCGTGCAGCGCCCGGATCCGGCCGTAATGCACGACGACGTCGCGGACCTCGAGCAGGACCTTTTGCGATTCATTCGATCTCGTCATCGGGCACTCCCAGGTAGGCGGCGATGACCTTCGGGTCTTCGCGGATCTCGGCAGGCAGCCCGTCGGCGATCTTGCGCCCGAACTCCAGGACCACGATCCGGTCGGTCACCCCCATCACCAGGCGCATGTCATGTTCGATGAGCAGTACGGTGTAGCCGTCGTCGCGGATCTTGCGGATCAACTCGATCAGCGCGGCCTTCTCGGCCGGGTTGAAGCCGGCCGCGGGTTCGTCGAGGCACAGCAATTTGGGTTCGGTGGCCAGCGCGCGGGCGATCTCGAGCCGCCGCTGATCGCCGTAGGGCAGGTTCTTCGCCTTCTCCTCGCCACGGTGGGCGATGCCGACGAAATGCAGAAGCGCGGCCGACCGCTCGATCGCCGACTTCTCCTCGCGGCGGTGCCTCGGCGTTCGGACCAGCGCACCCGGCACTGAGGTCAGGTGCCGTGCGTCGGTGCCTACCATGACGTTCTCGAGCGCGGTCATCTCTGCGAAGAGCCGGATGTTCTGGAAGGTGCGGGCGATGCCGCGGCGGGTGATCTGGTGGCGTTTGACACGGCCGAGCGGCTTGCCGTCGAAGGTCACCGAAC contains:
- the polA gene encoding DNA polymerase I, giving the protein MSPASTATAKKTAATKVDGKPTLMLLDGNSLAYRAFYALPAENFKTQGGLTTNAVYGFTAMLINLLRDEQPTHVAAAFDVSRQTFRVDKYPEYKAGRSSTPDEFRGQIDITKEVLVALGITVLAEAGFEADDIIATLATQAEGEGFRVLVVTGDRDALQLVSDDVTVLYPRKGVSELTRFTPDAVQEKYGLTPQQYPDFAALRGDPSDNLPGIPGVGEKTATKWIAEYGSLQALVDNVDKVKGKVGDALRANLSHVVLNRELTDLVRDVPLPHTPDTLRVQPWNRDQIHRLFDDLEFRVLRDRLFETLAPVEPEVEHGFDVRGKALQRGELAAWLSEHSLGNRFGLAVVGTHLAYDADATALAIVAADGDGRYIDTTALDPDDDAALASWLADPGPPKALHEAKLAMHDLAGRGWKLAGVTSDTALAAYLVRPGQRSFSLDDLSLRYLRRELRADNPAERQLSLLDGSEGSDDQAVQTLMLRAVAVLDLADALDEELARIDSSSLLGRMELPVQRVLAEIEHTGIAVDIDQLRQLQSEFADLIRDAAAAAYAVIGKQINLGSPKQLQTVLFEELQMPKTKRTKTGYTTDADALQSLFDKTGHPFLQHLLAHRDATRLKVTVDGLLNSVASDRRIHTTFNQTIAATGRLSSTEPNLQNIPIRTEAGRRIRDTFVVGDGYAELMTADYSQIEMRIMAHLSQDAGLIEAFNTGEDLHSFVASRAFDVPIDEVTPDLRRRVKAMSYGLAYGLSAYGLAAQLKISTEEAKVQMDQYFARFGGIRDYLRDVVDQARKDGYTSTVFGRRRYLPELDSSNRNVREAAERAALNAPIQGSAADIIKVAMINVDQAIKDAGLRSRMLLQVHDELLFEVADGERETLEELVRDKMGSAYALDVPLEVSVGYGRSWDAAAH
- a CDS encoding ABC transporter ATP-binding protein, encoding MTRSNESQKVLLEVRDVVVHYGRIRALHGVSLKVHEGELVTLLGSNGAGKTTMMRAISGLRPLTSGSVWFDGNDVSQVKAHRRVADGLIQAPEGRGVFPGMTVTENLEMGCYARKFPSKAEHRDRLDWVLETFPRLAERRSQVGGTLSGGEQQMLAIGRALMARPKVLLLDEPSMGLAPMVISQIFKIIADINAQGTTVLLVEQNAQQALSRSDRAYILETGQVTRTGNARDLLHDDSVRAAYLGVA
- a CDS encoding ABC transporter ATP-binding protein → MTIEELSGVHRDIEVAEGETLLQTHELTVKFGGLTALDAVTFGIRRGEILGLIGPNGAGKTTCFNAITGVYRPSSGSVTFDGKPLGRVKRHQITRRGIARTFQNIRLFAEMTALENVMVGTDARHLTSVPGALVRTPRHRREEKSAIERSAALLHFVGIAHRGEEKAKNLPYGDQRRLEIARALATEPKLLCLDEPAAGFNPAEKAALIELIRKIRDDGYTVLLIEHDMRLVMGVTDRIVVLEFGRKIADGLPAEIREDPKVIAAYLGVPDDEIE